The Desulfosporosinus acidiphilus SJ4 genome has a window encoding:
- a CDS encoding radical SAM protein, with translation MIRCSLGTAKVLGLKKVKVDVLPTTAYLMVGERCRFNCAFCAQARESGARADLLSRVSWPDYSKEVLLKGLHTSNTNNALQRICFQVVQDKEALAETKSLVKTVQSVTQLPICVSAGPRSIEEVKELLNLGVDHVSIALDAATPEIYARSKDGSWEERLNLLSESAEMFPGRMATHLIVGLGEREEDMIHCLQTLYDRGVTVALFAFTPVRGTRMEGISQPEISHYRRIQVAHDLIRNQLGRCEEFTFKQGRLMSYGTSVLELEGKRGGIPFQTSGCTGCNRPYYNEIPGEELYNYPRSLTQGEIERAWTQVREGLMDIVENGDHSH, from the coding sequence ATGATACGATGTTCTTTGGGGACAGCTAAAGTCTTGGGCTTAAAAAAGGTTAAGGTAGATGTCCTGCCGACAACCGCCTATCTGATGGTGGGAGAACGATGCCGGTTTAATTGTGCCTTCTGTGCGCAAGCACGGGAGAGCGGTGCTCGGGCAGACCTGCTTTCGCGAGTGAGCTGGCCGGACTACTCGAAAGAGGTGCTTCTTAAAGGGCTGCATACTTCAAATACAAATAATGCTCTGCAGCGAATTTGTTTTCAAGTGGTTCAAGACAAGGAGGCGTTAGCCGAGACGAAAAGTCTGGTTAAAACAGTACAGTCGGTAACTCAATTGCCCATCTGTGTGTCGGCGGGACCGCGAAGCATTGAAGAGGTGAAGGAGCTTTTGAATCTTGGGGTTGACCATGTAAGTATTGCCCTTGATGCAGCAACTCCTGAGATTTATGCCCGCAGTAAAGATGGGTCCTGGGAGGAGCGATTGAATCTCCTCAGTGAGTCTGCAGAAATGTTTCCCGGGCGTATGGCAACTCATCTTATCGTTGGTTTAGGGGAACGTGAAGAAGATATGATTCATTGTCTCCAGACCCTCTATGATCGAGGTGTGACGGTGGCCTTATTCGCTTTTACTCCAGTGAGAGGAACGAGAATGGAAGGAATTTCTCAGCCTGAGATAAGTCATTATCGACGAATACAGGTCGCTCACGATTTGATCCGGAATCAATTAGGGCGGTGTGAGGAGTTTACGTTTAAACAAGGCCGTTTAATGAGTTATGGGACCTCTGTTCTTGAACTGGAAGGGAAAAGGGGAGGTATACCTTTTCAAACGTCTGGCTGCACTGGCTGCAATCGCCCTTATTATAACGAAATACCCGGAGAGGAGCTTTACAACTATCCGAGATCGCTGACTCAGGGTGAAATTGAACGGGCTTGGACACAAGTTCGTGAAGGTTTAATGGATATAGTAGAGAACGGGGACCACTCCCACTAA
- a CDS encoding radical SAM protein: protein MEQEDRVSLIQQAWEVRRGNFENEIYFDYPTQTESITLTGRSCALNCAHCGGHYLKAMRSVEEIQVYEALNHNYPFRSALISGGCTPEGKVPFPDQLEFLRKLKHDVRLNFHVGLLNKQEISLLKGLADVISFDFVADRETIREVYGLDYGLEDYRRVFLALQQVLPVMPHVTLGLKGGEWCGEEAALEALSELNIDGLIFNVFIPTPGTRYADKQPLPVEEVIHFLAKARIRFPKLPLVLGCMRPKGRYRQRLDEAAVEIGLNRLVMPTPGARRKAEELQLKVIRGEECCAL, encoded by the coding sequence ATGGAGCAAGAAGATCGTGTGAGTCTGATACAGCAGGCCTGGGAGGTAAGACGGGGGAATTTTGAAAACGAAATCTATTTTGATTATCCGACTCAGACGGAGAGTATCACTCTTACCGGCCGCTCCTGTGCTCTCAATTGCGCCCATTGCGGCGGGCATTATCTGAAAGCGATGCGAAGTGTGGAAGAGATCCAAGTTTATGAGGCCCTGAATCACAATTATCCATTTCGCAGTGCGCTCATCAGCGGCGGTTGTACGCCGGAGGGTAAGGTACCTTTCCCTGATCAGTTAGAATTTCTGCGCAAGCTCAAACATGATGTGCGCTTAAATTTTCACGTTGGGTTATTAAACAAGCAAGAAATTTCTTTACTCAAAGGTTTAGCGGATGTTATTTCTTTTGACTTCGTAGCAGATCGGGAAACGATTCGTGAAGTTTATGGCTTGGATTATGGACTGGAAGACTATCGGCGTGTTTTTCTAGCCCTTCAGCAAGTATTGCCGGTGATGCCCCATGTGACTCTGGGATTAAAAGGAGGAGAGTGGTGCGGAGAAGAAGCGGCTCTGGAAGCACTATCTGAATTAAACATTGATGGTCTGATTTTTAATGTATTTATCCCAACTCCCGGAACCCGGTATGCTGACAAACAGCCGCTGCCGGTTGAGGAAGTTATTCATTTCCTGGCTAAAGCGAGAATTAGGTTTCCTAAGCTCCCTTTAGTTTTGGGCTGCATGCGTCCCAAGGGAAGATACCGGCAAAGGCTGGATGAAGCTGCGGTGGAAATAGGTTTAAATCGCTTGGTTATGCCAACTCCGGGTGCCCGGCGAAAAGCAGAGGAGTTACAACTTAAGGTTATACGCGGTGAGGAGTGTTGTGCCTTATGA
- the gcvPB gene encoding aminomethyl-transferring glycine dehydrogenase subunit GcvPB codes for MKSLEPLIFELSASGRNAVSLPKCGVPEIPVEMLIPEHMLTQQEPQLPEVSEVDVVRHFTRLSTFNHGVDTGFYPLGSCTMKYNPKVNETLARLPGFTSLHPYQPEALTQGALQLMAELQQDLCELAGMDGFTLQPAAGAHGEMTGMLIIKAYHEHRKDKKRTKVIVPDSAHGTNPATAAMAGYDIIQVPSTERGGVDLEALKKVVNDEVAALMLTNPNTVGLFDENILEITKLVHDVGGLLYYDGANTNAIMGIARPGDMGFDVVHLNLHKTFSTPHGGGGPGAGPVGVKEFLLPFLPKPIVVQSDDGTFKLEDNLPLSIGRVRSFYANFAVLVRAYAYIRGLGGEGLKTASENAVLNANYLMQILKEHYYLPFDRTCKHEFVITPKNLKSTGVHTLDIAKRLLDYGYHPPTIYFPMIVEEAMMIEPTESESAETLDEFARVLIKIAEEAREDADLVKNAPHTTRVTRLDEVAAVRKPDLRYRNK; via the coding sequence ATGAAATCGCTAGAACCTTTAATTTTTGAACTTAGTGCCAGCGGCCGGAATGCAGTCAGCTTGCCTAAATGTGGAGTTCCGGAGATTCCTGTAGAAATGTTGATTCCCGAGCATATGCTTACTCAGCAGGAACCCCAACTCCCGGAAGTGTCAGAGGTTGATGTTGTCCGTCACTTTACGCGTCTTTCAACCTTCAACCATGGTGTGGATACCGGATTTTACCCATTGGGGTCGTGCACTATGAAGTATAACCCTAAGGTTAATGAAACTCTGGCTCGTTTGCCCGGGTTTACCTCCCTTCATCCATACCAACCGGAGGCCCTGACTCAGGGAGCCTTACAGCTCATGGCCGAACTCCAGCAAGATCTTTGTGAGCTGGCAGGGATGGATGGATTTACGCTCCAGCCTGCTGCAGGCGCTCATGGCGAAATGACCGGGATGCTGATCATTAAAGCCTATCATGAGCACCGAAAGGATAAGAAACGAACCAAGGTCATCGTTCCGGACTCGGCGCATGGGACCAATCCAGCCACTGCGGCGATGGCTGGTTACGATATCATTCAAGTACCATCCACTGAACGCGGTGGAGTTGATCTAGAGGCCTTAAAAAAGGTTGTCAACGATGAAGTAGCTGCGTTAATGTTGACGAATCCCAATACAGTTGGCCTTTTTGATGAAAATATTTTGGAAATCACGAAACTTGTTCATGATGTCGGAGGGTTATTGTACTATGACGGCGCTAATACAAATGCGATCATGGGAATTGCTCGTCCTGGGGATATGGGTTTTGACGTCGTTCATCTTAATTTGCATAAGACATTTTCTACACCACACGGTGGAGGGGGACCCGGTGCTGGGCCTGTAGGTGTTAAAGAATTTTTATTGCCCTTCCTGCCGAAGCCTATCGTGGTTCAGAGCGATGATGGGACCTTTAAACTAGAAGATAATTTACCTCTTTCCATTGGAAGGGTTCGCTCCTTTTATGCTAATTTTGCAGTGTTGGTCAGGGCTTATGCTTATATTAGAGGATTGGGAGGAGAAGGGCTTAAGACAGCGTCTGAAAACGCAGTGCTTAATGCCAATTATTTAATGCAAATCCTCAAAGAGCATTATTACCTTCCTTTTGACCGTACTTGCAAGCATGAATTTGTGATTACTCCAAAGAACTTGAAGTCCACAGGAGTCCATACCTTAGATATAGCAAAACGCTTACTGGACTATGGTTATCATCCGCCAACAATATATTTCCCGATGATTGTTGAAGAGGCAATGATGATCGAACCTACAGAATCAGAAAGTGCGGAAACCCTGGATGAATTTGCCCGAGTTCTTATTAAAATCGCCGAAGAAGCACGTGAAGATGCTGACTTGGTCAAGAATGCTCCGCATACAACAAGGGTTACTCGTCTGGATGAAGTGGCAGCGGTGAGAAAACCGGATTTGCGTTATCGGAATAAGTAA
- the gcvPA gene encoding aminomethyl-transferring glycine dehydrogenase subunit GcvPA — protein sequence MNFVPNTDSQKERLLARIGVKSVEDLFADVPQEVRLKRSLDIPGGMSEQELVKHVKGLAGKNKTVEEYSSFLGAGAYEHYIPSFVDQLLLRSEFYTAYTPYQPEISQGTLQAIYEYQTLVCELTGMDVANASMYDGASALAEAALMTCDATRRNKVLVTQTVHPEYREVLRTYLPPRGVELIEIPSKDGITDLEALGAQLQEGVAGVLIQNPNFFGNIEEAEEITNLVHEHGALEVMTVNPVSLGLLKNPGECGADIVVGEGQAFGNPLNFGGPYLGFLACRDKYVRRMPGRIVGATTDKSGRKGYVLTLQAREQHIRREKATSNICSNEALCALAFTMHLSALGKNGVTELAYINLQNAHYAAREIVKIPGMSLAFQRPFFHEFVVKTTLEPSKINDALLKDRIIGGLDLARFYPELDHHLLFCVTETKCKAEIDRLVARLGEIQ from the coding sequence ATGAACTTCGTACCAAATACGGACAGCCAAAAAGAGCGACTTTTAGCCCGTATTGGGGTTAAGTCCGTCGAAGACCTTTTTGCCGATGTACCTCAAGAAGTTCGCTTAAAACGATCACTGGATATTCCAGGGGGAATGTCTGAACAAGAATTAGTAAAGCATGTTAAAGGGTTGGCGGGGAAAAATAAGACTGTGGAAGAATACAGTTCCTTTTTAGGCGCAGGAGCTTACGAACATTATATTCCCAGTTTTGTTGATCAATTGTTACTGCGCTCTGAGTTCTATACGGCGTATACCCCTTATCAGCCGGAGATCTCTCAGGGGACTCTGCAAGCAATTTATGAATACCAGACTTTGGTCTGTGAATTGACGGGAATGGATGTTGCCAATGCCTCCATGTATGATGGAGCTTCGGCCTTAGCTGAAGCAGCCCTTATGACTTGCGATGCCACCAGGAGAAACAAAGTCTTAGTCACGCAGACAGTACATCCGGAATATCGCGAAGTTCTCAGAACATATTTGCCGCCCCGGGGGGTGGAGTTGATCGAAATTCCGTCTAAAGATGGAATCACTGATCTTGAGGCCTTGGGAGCTCAGCTTCAAGAAGGTGTTGCAGGTGTCCTTATTCAAAATCCGAATTTCTTTGGCAATATTGAAGAGGCTGAGGAAATCACCAACCTTGTCCATGAACATGGGGCCCTCGAGGTAATGACTGTTAATCCGGTGTCGTTGGGTCTGCTGAAGAATCCGGGAGAATGCGGAGCGGATATTGTTGTCGGGGAAGGTCAAGCTTTTGGAAATCCTCTTAATTTCGGCGGCCCATATTTAGGTTTCTTGGCTTGTCGGGACAAGTATGTACGAAGAATGCCGGGACGGATAGTGGGAGCAACGACTGACAAAAGCGGGCGGAAAGGTTATGTTTTAACTCTGCAAGCCCGAGAACAGCATATTCGAAGGGAAAAGGCTACTTCCAATATTTGTTCCAATGAGGCGCTCTGCGCACTGGCGTTTACTATGCATTTAAGTGCTCTCGGCAAAAATGGCGTTACAGAGTTGGCCTATATTAATTTACAGAATGCTCATTATGCAGCCCGGGAGATTGTCAAAATTCCCGGAATGAGTTTAGCATTCCAACGTCCTTTCTTCCATGAGTTTGTAGTAAAAACGACACTTGAACCTTCTAAGATCAACGATGCACTTTTAAAGGATCGAATTATCGGCGGATTGGATCTGGCGCGCTTCTATCCTGAACTAGACCATCACCTTCTCTTCTGTGTTACGGAGACTAAGTGTAAAGCTGAGATTGACCGGCTTGTGGCCAGATTGGGGGAAATCCAATGA
- the gcvH gene encoding glycine cleavage system protein GcvH: protein MNPVELKYNKEHEYSRTAGNIVTFGITDHAQESLGDVVFVELPQVGDTVTAGESYGTVESVKAVSDITAAVSGKVVEVNSLVMDSPDLLNSDPYGEGWLIKVEADDLSPLDSLMSAAQYEEFLAEEEH from the coding sequence ATGAATCCAGTTGAATTAAAGTATAACAAAGAACACGAGTACTCGAGGACAGCAGGAAACATAGTAACCTTTGGTATAACCGATCATGCCCAGGAAAGCCTTGGCGACGTTGTTTTTGTTGAACTTCCACAAGTTGGAGATACGGTGACTGCAGGTGAATCTTATGGAACGGTGGAATCAGTTAAAGCAGTTTCAGATATTACCGCAGCTGTAAGCGGCAAGGTTGTAGAAGTCAATAGTTTGGTGATGGATTCACCGGATTTGTTGAACAGTGATCCTTATGGAGAAGGTTGGCTGATTAAAGTTGAGGCAGATGATTTGTCTCCTCTGGATTCTCTAATGAGCGCTGCCCAATATGAGGAGTTTCTGGCTGAGGAGGAACATTAG
- the gcvT gene encoding glycine cleavage system aminomethyltransferase GcvT, with product MAELKRTPLYEEHKEAKAKIIDFGGWEMPVQYVGVIEEHRAVRNKAGLFDVSHMGEIDVRGKDALAFVQKIITNDAGKLENGKILYSPMCYPDGGIVDDLLVYRHNPEHFFLVVNASNTEKDFVWMLDQVQDFQVSVKNVSDQYAQLALQGPQAEKILQQLANLSLSTLKYYTFSYGEIDGVTCLISRTGYTGEDGFEIYFSPEYGRQLWRRILEVGSREGVQPIGLGARDTLRFEARLPLYGNELGAEITPLEAGLGIFVKLDKADFIGRDALLKQKENGIPRKLVGLEMIGRGIARSHYPLQKDEQEIGFVTSGSYSPTLDKNIALGLVRADSAVVGNSLDVMIRGKAVEAKIIPSLFYKRS from the coding sequence ATGGCGGAACTGAAGCGAACTCCACTTTATGAAGAACATAAAGAGGCTAAGGCAAAAATAATTGACTTTGGCGGATGGGAAATGCCGGTTCAGTATGTTGGAGTGATTGAAGAACACAGGGCAGTGCGAAACAAGGCGGGACTTTTTGATGTATCACATATGGGCGAAATTGATGTTCGAGGAAAAGATGCTTTGGCTTTTGTTCAAAAGATCATTACAAATGACGCAGGTAAGCTGGAAAACGGAAAGATCCTCTATTCACCTATGTGCTATCCGGATGGCGGAATTGTAGATGATTTATTGGTCTATCGGCATAACCCTGAGCATTTTTTTCTCGTAGTCAATGCTTCGAATACCGAAAAGGATTTTGTCTGGATGCTTGATCAAGTTCAAGATTTTCAAGTCAGTGTGAAGAATGTCTCAGACCAATATGCCCAACTTGCTTTGCAAGGACCTCAAGCGGAAAAAATTCTACAGCAATTGGCCAATTTAAGTTTATCGACTTTAAAATATTATACGTTTAGTTATGGTGAAATTGACGGTGTTACGTGTCTCATTTCCCGGACAGGGTATACGGGTGAAGATGGTTTCGAAATATATTTTTCCCCGGAGTATGGTCGGCAGTTGTGGCGCAGGATTTTAGAAGTCGGTTCTCGGGAAGGGGTCCAACCCATTGGCTTGGGGGCGCGTGATACGTTAAGGTTTGAAGCTCGTTTGCCCTTATACGGCAACGAATTAGGAGCGGAAATAACTCCCTTAGAGGCCGGTTTGGGGATCTTTGTTAAATTAGACAAAGCTGATTTTATTGGCAGGGATGCTCTGCTTAAGCAAAAGGAAAATGGTATACCACGAAAGCTTGTCGGTCTGGAAATGATCGGACGGGGCATCGCCCGCTCACATTATCCTTTGCAAAAGGATGAACAAGAGATAGGGTTTGTCACCTCAGGTTCATATTCTCCGACATTGGATAAAAACATTGCTCTGGGTCTTGTTCGAGCAGATTCTGCTGTTGTAGGCAATTCATTGGATGTTATGATTAGAGGAAAGGCTGTCGAAGCAAAGATTATTCCAAGTTTGTTTTATAAACGGAGTTAA
- a CDS encoding DivIVA domain-containing protein — MQMTPLDIRNKQFNKGLRGYQCGDVEKFLEAVSQEFESAYAENFELREKVKALENEISHFRQLETTLQQTLVLAQQTAEEVKQAARHEAELLLKEAEQKKLAQVSQAQEKWEEMQREIQELGRKRDLIRTQLKSFLLSHLDLETMQEKTEGIA; from the coding sequence ATGCAAATGACTCCTCTTGATATACGCAATAAGCAATTCAACAAAGGACTTCGAGGGTATCAATGCGGAGACGTGGAAAAATTTTTGGAAGCCGTGAGTCAGGAATTTGAGTCTGCTTACGCGGAAAACTTTGAGTTGCGCGAAAAGGTTAAAGCTTTGGAAAATGAAATTAGTCATTTTCGTCAACTCGAGACTACATTGCAGCAAACGTTGGTCTTAGCTCAACAGACTGCCGAAGAAGTAAAACAAGCTGCGCGCCATGAGGCTGAGCTGTTGCTGAAGGAAGCAGAACAGAAAAAGTTAGCCCAGGTGTCTCAAGCTCAAGAAAAGTGGGAAGAAATGCAAAGAGAAATTCAGGAGTTGGGCAGGAAGCGCGATTTGATTCGAACTCAACTCAAATCATTTTTGCTCTCCCATCTTGATTTGGAAACGATGCAAGAGAAAACAGAAGGTATCGCCTAG
- a CDS encoding YlmH/Sll1252 family protein has product MLKFWSEKEAYLSAAHLLDQMDAVLHRNSMQVTTFLSFAMREWAEGILNKEQLAYLLEGGFPDAERVRIVIGSREETLDSADANLSILEVLPANPHTQLEHRQILGSLIGLGIGREVLGDIRAGLSGYYLAASTEIAPFLLDQWKAAGREKIKVSLCHEKPNILSDVGEQKRVTVSSTRLDALLAHSFGVSRASAQEWIKQGRVRREGLVVSKAELKLQPGETISCRGQGRIRLLECTQTRKERTAWQLVLYKSQRQ; this is encoded by the coding sequence ATGTTAAAATTTTGGAGTGAAAAAGAAGCATATTTGTCAGCCGCTCATCTATTGGATCAAATGGATGCAGTGCTCCATAGAAACTCCATGCAAGTCACTACTTTTTTAAGCTTCGCGATGAGGGAGTGGGCTGAGGGAATTCTTAACAAGGAGCAGTTAGCTTATTTGCTTGAAGGCGGTTTCCCCGACGCAGAACGCGTTCGTATCGTTATTGGCTCAAGAGAGGAAACTTTGGATTCCGCCGATGCAAATCTATCCATCCTTGAGGTTCTTCCGGCAAATCCTCATACTCAGCTTGAACATCGCCAAATTTTAGGCTCTCTGATTGGTTTAGGTATAGGACGGGAAGTTTTAGGAGATATTCGGGCAGGACTTAGCGGGTATTATCTTGCGGCTTCAACTGAGATCGCTCCGTTTTTGCTAGATCAGTGGAAAGCTGCAGGACGTGAAAAGATTAAAGTCTCTCTTTGTCATGAAAAACCTAACATTTTGTCCGATGTAGGAGAACAGAAACGGGTTACGGTTAGTTCAACTCGCTTAGATGCCCTCCTTGCCCATTCCTTTGGCGTATCCCGGGCCTCAGCTCAGGAGTGGATTAAACAAGGAAGGGTACGGCGTGAGGGCCTTGTAGTAAGCAAAGCAGAACTTAAATTGCAACCCGGAGAAACGATTTCTTGCCGGGGGCAAGGGCGAATTAGGCTTTTAGAGTGTACTCAGACTCGCAAGGAACGTACGGCTTGGCAACTCGTACTTTATAAGTCTCAACGCCAATAG
- a CDS encoding YggT family protein, which translates to MIYLIVQIIDKVITILIFAIIVRVMLSFFPRVKPNPLITIIYDITDPLLKPFQRFQITSGAMGLDFSPLIAIIVLNLIQSLIVRLLY; encoded by the coding sequence TTGATTTATCTAATCGTACAAATTATTGATAAAGTCATTACTATCCTGATTTTTGCGATAATCGTACGGGTTATGCTTTCTTTTTTTCCTCGCGTAAAACCAAACCCGCTTATAACTATAATTTACGATATAACAGACCCTTTATTGAAGCCTTTTCAACGTTTTCAGATTACTTCAGGGGCTATGGGCTTGGATTTCTCCCCCCTGATTGCTATTATCGTTCTGAACTTAATTCAATCATTGATTGTGAGGCTTCTCTATTAG
- a CDS encoding cell division protein SepF, which yields MAKLLDKMIGIMGFADDEQEEDLFEEQEKETMDQEEVRTSRKNAPVVSIHTQKQMRVVVLEPNTFEDAQNIADQLKSRRPVIVNLENAEKVLAKRIVDFISGTTYALNGNMQKVGNGIFLFVPNNVDISGEMRDELKVKGLFWQK from the coding sequence ATGGCTAAACTACTGGATAAGATGATTGGAATTATGGGATTTGCTGATGATGAACAGGAAGAGGATCTTTTCGAAGAACAGGAAAAAGAAACGATGGACCAAGAAGAAGTTCGCACCAGTCGAAAAAATGCTCCCGTGGTAAGTATTCATACCCAAAAACAAATGCGAGTGGTTGTTTTGGAACCCAATACCTTCGAAGATGCCCAAAACATAGCGGACCAGCTTAAATCACGTCGTCCGGTAATTGTTAACCTAGAGAACGCGGAGAAAGTATTAGCGAAACGTATCGTCGATTTTATTAGTGGGACAACGTATGCTTTAAACGGCAATATGCAAAAAGTCGGAAACGGAATTTTTCTTTTTGTCCCCAACAACGTGGATATTTCTGGGGAGATGAGAGATGAACTTAAAGTTAAAGGTTTGTTCTGGCAAAAATAG
- a CDS encoding YggS family pyridoxal phosphate-dependent enzyme: MGDLGIQERLLEVRQRILRAIERSNRDNGAVKLLAVSKTQPPASLQEAYQVGQRAFAENRIQEWVEKVPFLPADCEWHIVGRLQTNKVKYLTDKIALIHSLDRFSLLEMLNEQGGRQGLTWATLVQVNIAQDPSKAGLAPEEVPDFLDSIADYPYVQVRGFMTIGALEANLQETRAFFRQLRNLRDSLQSRTWPGVNLQELSMGMSRDFEAAIEEGATLVRVGRQIFGERG, from the coding sequence ATGGGAGATTTGGGCATTCAAGAGCGTTTATTGGAAGTTCGCCAGCGAATTCTTCGGGCAATTGAGCGGAGCAACAGGGATAACGGCGCTGTTAAACTGCTGGCCGTTTCTAAGACCCAGCCCCCAGCCAGCCTTCAGGAAGCTTATCAGGTTGGACAGCGGGCTTTTGCGGAGAACCGGATTCAAGAGTGGGTAGAAAAGGTTCCGTTTTTGCCTGCCGATTGTGAATGGCATATTGTGGGGAGACTTCAAACGAATAAGGTAAAATATTTGACTGACAAGATTGCCCTGATTCATTCTTTAGATCGATTTTCACTCTTAGAAATGTTAAACGAACAGGGGGGACGGCAAGGCTTAACTTGGGCAACTTTAGTCCAGGTAAACATTGCTCAGGATCCTTCGAAGGCCGGCTTAGCTCCTGAAGAAGTTCCGGATTTTTTGGATTCAATCGCGGACTATCCCTATGTTCAGGTACGAGGTTTTATGACGATTGGAGCTCTTGAGGCCAATCTGCAAGAAACCAGAGCCTTTTTTCGCCAACTGCGGAATCTCCGAGATTCCCTGCAATCTCGAACATGGCCTGGCGTGAATTTGCAAGAGCTTTCGATGGGCATGAGCAGAGACTTTGAAGCAGCCATCGAAGAAGGAGCAACCCTTGTCCGGGTAGGACGTCAGATTTTTGGTGAACGCGGTTAG
- a CDS encoding HlyD family efflux transporter periplasmic adaptor subunit, which produces MARKKKRKFSWFWWVLFLILLGGAIWFNRAYFMTRDINYTAAQSGTITHERKIPAIFANQEQPVAAPISGTIQFVGNDGQRFRRGETVATVQQNGTKQGLAAAMGGLFFHQTDGLETIITSDSIMSMDLEKLVTQTSKVKIPGQTVQAGEIVGKMVNNLLPTMAFLQLQSIDNLTVGKTLRLITGNQTMDAVIMRKSEKPMGVIVQFPHYVDGSASERKQEITWSYAPQTSGVLVPKSALWKQGEEIGLFVVNDGVVHFKKVKVLDENDQQACVDSLPVGIPVVTNPRDGLEGLIAK; this is translated from the coding sequence ATGGCGAGAAAGAAGAAGAGAAAATTCTCTTGGTTTTGGTGGGTGCTGTTCTTAATTTTGCTCGGAGGAGCTATTTGGTTTAATCGAGCATACTTCATGACTCGTGATATAAACTATACAGCAGCTCAGTCCGGAACTATCACCCATGAAAGAAAGATCCCTGCAATTTTTGCCAATCAGGAACAACCTGTTGCCGCTCCCATCTCGGGGACAATTCAATTTGTTGGCAATGATGGTCAGCGTTTCAGACGAGGAGAAACTGTGGCTACGGTGCAGCAAAATGGCACTAAACAGGGTTTGGCAGCTGCTATGGGAGGACTATTCTTTCATCAGACGGATGGACTGGAAACTATCATTACCAGTGATAGTATTATGTCTATGGATTTGGAGAAATTAGTTACTCAAACTTCCAAGGTTAAAATTCCGGGCCAAACAGTTCAAGCGGGAGAGATTGTGGGCAAAATGGTAAATAATCTTTTGCCTACCATGGCCTTCCTGCAACTGCAAAGTATTGATAATCTTACTGTTGGAAAAACGCTTCGTTTAATAACGGGAAACCAGACCATGGATGCTGTGATTATGCGGAAATCCGAAAAACCTATGGGTGTCATTGTACAGTTCCCCCATTATGTCGATGGTTCGGCCTCTGAGAGAAAGCAGGAAATCACCTGGAGTTATGCGCCACAGACCAGCGGAGTATTGGTACCTAAAAGCGCACTTTGGAAACAGGGAGAGGAAATTGGTCTTTTCGTTGTGAATGATGGAGTAGTTCATTTCAAGAAAGTTAAAGTACTGGACGAAAATGATCAACAAGCTTGCGTCGACAGTTTACCTGTCGGGATTCCTGTTGTAACGAATCCGCGGGATGGACTTGAAGGGTTGATAGCTAAGTAA